Proteins from a genomic interval of Paenibacillus sp. RC334:
- the fdhF gene encoding formate dehydrogenase subunit alpha: protein MIESTIKITLNGQELKTKDSATILEVINENNITHPQLCYVPEVDPIRTCDTCIVEVNGKLVRSCSTLAADGMNIQLNSDRAKAAQTEAMDRLLENHLLYCTVCDNNNGNCSLHNTAELMEIEHQKYPYQPKVDPTEVDMSHPFYRYDPNQCIACGQCVEVCQNLQVNETLSLDWEAERPRVIWDDGVAINDSSCVSCGQCVTVCPCNALMEKSMLGEAGFMSGMEKDLLNPMVDLIKEVEPGYSGIFAISEAEAAMRETRTKKTKTVCTFCGVGCSFEVWTKGRKILKVQPTSEGPVNGISTCVKGKFGWDFVNSDQRLTTPLIRQGDEFVEATWEEALSLMASKMGAIKETYGGEALGFISSSKFTNEENYLMQKLARQVFQTNNVDNCSRYCQSPASWGLQHTGGIGGDSGTIKDIARAGLVMLVGCAPGEGHPVLATRIKRAHKLHGQKLIAVDLRKHEMADRADLFIRPKQGTDYVWLSAITKYIIEQNWHDATFIEENVNFYPEYLKLLENFTLEFAEQETGISKETLIEVATMVHEADGTAICWGMGVTQNIAGSYTSIAIANLLLVTGNFMRPGAGAYPLRGHNNVQGAADMGTMPDIFPGYQSVTNDDIRAKFEAAYGVHIPGQRGLDNIQMLEAIETGELKAMYIAGEEMAWVDADSNHTQEMLANLDFLVVQDVFLSKTAEFADVILPAVPSLEKDGTFTNTERRVQRLYEALKPVGDSKPDWWIFSQFAKQMGFDWNYSHPSEIFEEMASLTPFFSQCNYDVLEGWNSFHWGSPDGSNTPLLHTNGFNFPDKKARLGLFEYVQPKQYPAEFDLTLNNGRLLEQFHEGNLTTKSPGIQLKLPSVFVEVSPGLAEERGVKDGSLVRLESPYGAVKLRVLITDRMHGTDVYVPMHSSSHDSAVNLLTGGAFDVITNTPAYKQNKVRMHILEVDGQNPLPRINPRYKQRHPQNGVEVDRKWNRPGYVDLVDQK from the coding sequence GTGATTGAGAGTACGATCAAAATTACATTAAACGGACAGGAACTGAAAACCAAAGACAGCGCAACGATTCTTGAAGTCATTAACGAAAATAACATCACCCATCCCCAACTATGTTATGTTCCTGAGGTCGATCCGATCCGCACCTGTGATACCTGTATCGTGGAAGTCAACGGCAAGCTCGTTCGCTCCTGCTCGACACTCGCTGCAGACGGAATGAATATTCAATTAAACTCGGACCGCGCCAAAGCGGCCCAAACAGAAGCCATGGATCGATTACTGGAAAATCACCTCCTCTACTGCACCGTGTGCGATAACAACAATGGTAATTGTTCCTTGCATAATACGGCAGAGCTTATGGAAATTGAGCATCAAAAATATCCATATCAGCCCAAGGTTGATCCGACGGAAGTCGATATGTCCCATCCGTTTTACCGCTATGACCCGAATCAGTGTATTGCCTGCGGCCAATGCGTAGAGGTATGTCAAAACCTTCAGGTCAATGAAACCCTCTCTCTTGACTGGGAAGCAGAACGCCCTCGCGTCATTTGGGATGATGGTGTTGCAATTAATGATTCCTCCTGCGTCAGCTGCGGTCAGTGTGTAACGGTCTGTCCTTGTAACGCCTTGATGGAGAAATCCATGCTGGGTGAAGCAGGCTTCATGAGCGGCATGGAGAAGGACTTGTTAAATCCGATGGTAGATTTAATTAAGGAAGTGGAGCCGGGCTATAGCGGTATTTTTGCCATTTCCGAAGCCGAAGCAGCCATGCGTGAAACCCGTACGAAAAAAACTAAAACCGTTTGTACCTTTTGCGGCGTAGGTTGCAGCTTTGAGGTTTGGACCAAAGGTCGCAAAATTTTGAAGGTACAGCCTACTTCTGAAGGACCTGTGAACGGCATCTCCACATGCGTTAAAGGGAAATTCGGCTGGGATTTTGTGAACAGTGATCAGCGTTTGACCACCCCTTTAATTCGTCAAGGCGACGAATTTGTGGAAGCAACCTGGGAAGAAGCACTGAGTCTGATGGCCAGCAAAATGGGTGCTATTAAAGAAACGTATGGCGGGGAAGCGCTCGGCTTTATTTCCTCGTCCAAATTTACAAATGAAGAAAACTATTTGATGCAAAAGTTGGCGCGTCAGGTATTCCAAACGAATAACGTCGATAACTGTTCGCGCTATTGCCAATCCCCCGCCTCATGGGGGCTGCAACACACCGGAGGCATTGGCGGCGACAGCGGTACGATTAAAGACATTGCCAGAGCAGGACTGGTTATGCTGGTCGGCTGTGCGCCGGGAGAAGGACATCCGGTGCTGGCTACCCGTATTAAACGTGCGCATAAGCTGCACGGTCAAAAGCTGATCGCGGTCGACCTGCGCAAGCATGAAATGGCGGATCGTGCGGACCTGTTCATTCGTCCGAAGCAAGGTACAGATTATGTATGGTTATCCGCTATAACCAAGTACATCATTGAACAAAACTGGCATGACGCAACATTCATTGAAGAGAACGTAAACTTTTATCCCGAATATTTGAAGTTGCTGGAGAACTTTACATTGGAATTTGCAGAGCAGGAAACGGGCATTTCCAAAGAGACGCTGATTGAGGTAGCGACTATGGTCCATGAAGCCGACGGCACTGCCATTTGCTGGGGCATGGGTGTAACGCAAAACATCGCAGGCTCCTACACCTCTATTGCGATTGCCAACCTGCTGCTGGTGACTGGAAACTTTATGCGTCCAGGTGCAGGCGCGTATCCGCTTCGCGGACATAACAATGTTCAGGGTGCTGCTGACATGGGCACGATGCCGGATATTTTCCCGGGCTATCAGTCTGTCACCAACGATGACATTCGTGCCAAGTTCGAAGCGGCATACGGCGTACACATTCCAGGCCAGCGCGGACTGGACAATATTCAAATGCTGGAGGCCATTGAAACTGGTGAGCTGAAAGCGATGTATATCGCTGGAGAAGAAATGGCGTGGGTGGATGCGGACTCCAACCATACACAGGAAATGTTGGCGAATTTGGATTTCCTCGTCGTTCAGGATGTATTCCTGAGCAAAACAGCAGAATTCGCAGATGTCATTTTGCCAGCCGTACCTTCGCTTGAAAAAGACGGAACCTTTACGAACACCGAACGTCGTGTGCAGCGTTTATATGAGGCGCTCAAACCTGTAGGAGACAGCAAACCGGACTGGTGGATTTTCAGCCAATTTGCCAAGCAAATGGGATTTGATTGGAACTACAGCCATCCAAGTGAAATTTTTGAGGAAATGGCATCACTCACTCCATTTTTCTCCCAGTGTAATTATGACGTATTGGAAGGCTGGAACAGCTTCCACTGGGGATCGCCGGATGGCAGCAACACACCGCTTCTGCACACCAACGGCTTTAACTTCCCGGATAAAAAGGCACGTCTCGGTCTTTTCGAATATGTGCAGCCTAAACAATACCCGGCTGAATTCGATCTGACCTTAAACAACGGTCGACTGCTCGAACAATTCCATGAAGGAAATCTGACAACCAAATCGCCGGGTATTCAGCTCAAGCTTCCAAGTGTATTTGTGGAAGTATCGCCGGGATTAGCCGAGGAACGTGGAGTCAAGGACGGATCGCTGGTTCGTCTGGAATCGCCATATGGTGCCGTGAAGCTGCGTGTTCTCATCACCGACCGGATGCATGGAACCGATGTCTACGTACCTATGCACTCCAGCAGCCATGACAGCGCCGTGAACCTGTTAACTGGCGGAGCATTCGATGTAATCACCAACACACCGGCTTATAAACAAAACAAGGTACGAATGCACATTTTGGAGGTAGATGGTCAAAATCCGCTACCACGTATCAACCCGCGCTATAAACAGCGTCATCCGCAAAATGGGGTTGAAGTGGATCGGAAATGGAATCGTCCCGGTTACGTCGATCTGGTGGATCAAAAATAA
- a CDS encoding DUF1641 domain-containing protein, which produces MAKPISIVRKRVLTEEERQKQSLDQLTADLADNGVALQKTLEIVRELHDSGLLEAAQSMLKAKESIAKIAVGQATRKPVTNIINNLMGAAGMLSEVDPELMKKLVGSVTSGLNEAEHLKQNKKTRLRDLMKAMNDPDVNRAMGFGIHFLKGLGKGLSDK; this is translated from the coding sequence ATGGCTAAGCCTATTTCAATCGTGCGAAAACGTGTGTTGACAGAAGAAGAACGACAAAAGCAATCGCTGGATCAGCTTACTGCTGATCTGGCGGACAACGGGGTGGCATTGCAGAAGACGCTCGAAATTGTGCGTGAGCTGCACGATAGTGGTCTTCTCGAAGCGGCTCAGTCTATGCTGAAAGCCAAGGAAAGCATCGCCAAAATTGCTGTAGGACAAGCGACGCGCAAGCCTGTGACGAATATCATCAACAATTTGATGGGAGCAGCCGGCATGCTGTCCGAGGTAGACCCCGAGTTGATGAAAAAGCTGGTAGGCAGCGTCACTTCGGGCCTGAACGAAGCCGAGCATTTAAAACAGAACAAAAAGACCCGACTGCGTGATCTCATGAAGGCCATGAATGATCCGGATGTAAACCGGGCGATGGGTTTTGGCATTCATTTTCTCAAAGGGCTGGGGAAAGGCTTGTCCGATAAGTAG